In a genomic window of Aeromonas veronii:
- the mukB gene encoding chromosome partition protein MukB yields the protein MRGKFKSLTMVNWNGFFARTFDLDQLVTTLSGGNGAGKSTTMAAFIAALIPDQSLLHFRNTTEAGSSSASRDKGLYGKLQRGHCYSLLEVMNSREQRIWVGVHLEQVANRDNKVNITPFALVDVPEQLQPTDLLLEKLDDGKGRVRAFADLKGAAAELGAMKVAKFNTVTDYHNFMFEFGITPKKLRDQKDRGKFYRLIEASLYGGISSSISRSLREYLLPENSGVRKAFADMEAAIYENRRTLEAIKETQGQRDLFKNLITETTHYVAADYVRNAAEKNRLSELALKARQELAGKRRLLAEEKQRAIYLADEVEQLTNREKLLTDELESAAEHLAKVMAAVSLQKKIEMYRADLAELVDKLEQQQAIVEEIHGQLLEVEERKELAQAEVDSLKTQLADYQQALDIQQTRAIQYRQAVQALENAREQCELPGLTAEQASDTLHQFRSAEQSLTSRVLGAEQQLALAKAAVAEHEAALALLLSIAPETVREAAWPTAQALLKRHIEDKARIAQGQGLRAALARLEKESESQKSLFKLRDELQQASGQLIASQDELEIFLEAQRTRQEELSEQQAEVNQRRASLEHQGAQLGRDIAELTKLAPRWLKSFEKLEQLREQSGLPLATAEELSAGMQTVLDKERELEQESNRIAAQKQALELQIRNLQLGAGEADPRLARIAEQVGGVLLSDVYDDISIDDAPYYSALYGPARSALVVLDLEGAIERLKKLEDCPEDIYLIQGNPDSFDEDLVEADELGDAVLVRTSKRQVRFSRYPELPLFGRAAREKRIEQLDLEREGLIEGYAKAAFEQQKYHRLYGHFRDFIGQHLDIAFRPDPEAEVQAKQAELRALQGAIGECDKQLSDAKAAAAQLTRHIQLVQGMLPFAHLFAEADLAARLEAAHADVEALKQAEAFIAKHGKALEKLETMVQVLRQDPQDLAALQAAYDEVSDLLAEQKRRCYALDQLVARLPHFAYQDAQDLLGKASEMSERLKEKLKAAELAARTAAEQHKQIAQRHTEALQLRTALDSSASAKRQTLTEFEQELAAMGLTLSDDMEEKARAHKKEIEELLIRTRSRRTSAEAQLQVTKREIESLGGRLKLEGKDYYSARKSLVAHKASWSRVVRLARETDVEKRLNKRELAYLDSDELRSMSDKALGALRVAVAHDEALRDALRLSEGNRSTEQKVAFYVQVYRYLKDRIRNDIIRSDDPVEAIEEMEIELARLADELKQRETHLSLSSHEVAAKITNIIRREQNRIRVLNQGLQNIAFGLVRGVRLNVNIREAHTRLLTALADQTAMHNDLFADKELSFSEAMAKLFQRLNPQIEQGDRSYQVMGDVLLDYRNYLELEIEVQRGADGWLRAESGALSTGEAIGTGQAILLMVLISWEEESRRLRGKDIAPCRLLFLDEAARLDGKSIATLFELCERQDMQLLIAAPENISPEKGTTYKLIRKVQGKHEHVHVVGLRGFGFSDDKLIA from the coding sequence GTGCGAGGCAAGTTCAAATCCCTGACCATGGTCAACTGGAACGGCTTCTTCGCCCGAACCTTCGATCTCGACCAGCTGGTCACCACTCTCTCTGGCGGCAACGGTGCGGGCAAGTCCACCACCATGGCGGCCTTTATTGCGGCGCTCATTCCCGACCAGTCGCTACTCCATTTCCGCAATACCACGGAAGCGGGCTCCAGCAGTGCCTCCCGTGACAAGGGGCTCTACGGCAAGCTGCAGCGCGGCCACTGCTATTCCCTGCTGGAAGTGATGAACAGCCGCGAACAGCGGATCTGGGTCGGCGTCCACTTGGAGCAGGTGGCCAACCGTGACAACAAGGTCAACATCACCCCGTTCGCGCTGGTGGATGTGCCAGAGCAGCTGCAACCCACCGATCTGCTGCTGGAAAAACTCGATGACGGCAAGGGGCGGGTGCGCGCCTTTGCCGATCTGAAAGGGGCGGCCGCCGAGCTGGGGGCCATGAAGGTCGCCAAATTCAATACGGTGACCGACTATCACAACTTCATGTTCGAGTTCGGTATTACCCCGAAGAAGTTGCGCGACCAGAAGGATCGCGGCAAGTTCTATCGTCTGATTGAAGCCTCCCTCTACGGCGGTATCTCCTCGTCCATCAGCCGCTCCTTACGTGAATACCTGCTGCCGGAGAACTCCGGGGTGCGCAAGGCGTTTGCAGATATGGAGGCGGCCATCTATGAAAACCGCCGCACGCTGGAGGCCATAAAAGAGACCCAGGGTCAGCGGGATCTGTTCAAGAACCTCATTACCGAGACCACCCACTATGTGGCGGCCGACTATGTGCGCAACGCCGCCGAGAAGAACCGTCTCTCCGAGCTGGCCCTCAAGGCCCGCCAGGAGCTGGCTGGCAAGCGTCGCCTGCTGGCCGAAGAGAAGCAGCGCGCCATCTATCTGGCCGACGAGGTGGAGCAGCTCACCAACCGTGAGAAGTTGCTGACCGACGAGCTGGAGTCTGCCGCCGAGCACCTGGCCAAGGTGATGGCTGCCGTCAGCTTGCAGAAGAAGATCGAGATGTATCGCGCCGATCTGGCGGAGCTGGTCGACAAGCTGGAGCAACAGCAGGCGATCGTGGAGGAGATCCACGGCCAGCTGCTGGAGGTGGAGGAGCGCAAGGAGTTGGCACAGGCAGAAGTCGACAGCCTCAAGACCCAGCTGGCCGACTACCAGCAGGCGCTGGATATTCAGCAGACCCGCGCCATCCAGTACCGTCAGGCGGTGCAGGCGCTGGAAAATGCCCGCGAGCAGTGCGAGCTGCCGGGGCTGACCGCCGAACAGGCGAGCGACACCCTGCACCAGTTCCGCAGCGCCGAGCAGAGCCTCACCAGCCGGGTGCTGGGGGCCGAGCAGCAACTGGCGCTGGCCAAGGCAGCGGTGGCCGAGCACGAAGCGGCGCTGGCGCTGCTACTCAGTATCGCCCCCGAAACAGTGCGCGAGGCCGCCTGGCCTACCGCGCAGGCGCTGCTCAAGCGTCACATCGAAGACAAGGCCCGCATTGCCCAGGGGCAGGGGCTGCGTGCCGCGCTGGCTCGCCTCGAGAAAGAGAGTGAAAGCCAGAAGAGTCTCTTCAAGCTGCGTGACGAGCTGCAGCAGGCCTCTGGCCAGCTGATTGCCAGCCAGGATGAGCTGGAGATCTTCCTCGAAGCCCAGCGCACCCGTCAGGAGGAGCTCTCCGAGCAGCAGGCCGAGGTGAACCAGCGCCGCGCCAGCCTCGAGCATCAGGGTGCCCAGCTGGGTCGCGATATTGCGGAGCTCACCAAGCTGGCTCCGCGCTGGCTGAAATCCTTTGAAAAGCTCGAGCAGCTGCGCGAGCAGAGCGGTTTGCCGCTCGCCACCGCCGAAGAGCTTTCGGCCGGTATGCAGACAGTGCTCGACAAGGAGCGCGAGCTCGAGCAGGAGAGCAACCGCATCGCGGCGCAGAAACAGGCGCTGGAGCTGCAAATTCGCAACCTGCAGTTGGGGGCTGGCGAGGCGGATCCGCGTCTTGCCCGCATCGCCGAGCAGGTGGGGGGCGTGCTGCTCTCCGATGTTTATGACGACATCTCCATCGACGATGCCCCTTACTACTCCGCGCTCTACGGCCCGGCTCGCAGCGCCCTGGTGGTGCTCGACCTTGAAGGCGCCATCGAGCGGCTGAAAAAGCTGGAAGATTGCCCGGAAGATATTTACCTGATTCAGGGCAACCCCGACTCCTTTGACGAGGACCTGGTGGAAGCCGACGAGCTGGGAGACGCCGTGTTGGTGCGCACCAGCAAGCGTCAGGTACGCTTCTCCCGCTACCCCGAGCTGCCGCTGTTTGGTCGCGCCGCCCGGGAAAAGCGGATCGAGCAGCTCGACCTTGAACGCGAAGGTCTCATCGAGGGTTACGCCAAGGCCGCCTTCGAGCAGCAGAAGTACCACCGTCTCTACGGTCACTTCCGCGACTTTATCGGCCAGCATCTGGATATCGCCTTCCGCCCCGACCCTGAAGCCGAAGTGCAGGCCAAACAGGCCGAACTGCGCGCGCTGCAAGGTGCCATCGGCGAGTGCGACAAACAGCTGAGTGATGCCAAAGCGGCCGCCGCCCAGCTGACCCGCCATATCCAGCTGGTGCAGGGGATGCTGCCCTTTGCCCACCTCTTTGCCGAGGCAGACCTGGCCGCCCGCCTCGAGGCGGCTCACGCCGATGTGGAAGCACTGAAACAGGCCGAAGCCTTTATCGCCAAACACGGCAAGGCGCTGGAAAAACTGGAAACCATGGTGCAGGTGCTGCGTCAGGATCCGCAGGATCTGGCCGCGCTGCAGGCCGCTTATGACGAGGTGAGCGATCTGCTGGCTGAGCAGAAGCGCCGTTGCTACGCCCTCGATCAGCTGGTGGCCCGTCTGCCGCACTTTGCCTATCAGGATGCGCAAGACCTGCTGGGCAAGGCGTCCGAGATGAGCGAACGACTCAAAGAGAAGCTGAAAGCGGCCGAGCTGGCGGCCCGCACCGCCGCTGAACAGCACAAGCAGATTGCCCAGCGCCACACCGAGGCGTTGCAGCTGCGCACCGCGCTCGATTCCAGCGCGTCGGCCAAGCGCCAGACCCTGACCGAGTTCGAGCAGGAGCTGGCGGCCATGGGCCTGACCCTCTCTGACGATATGGAAGAGAAGGCGCGCGCCCACAAGAAAGAGATTGAAGAGCTGCTGATCCGCACCCGTTCTCGTCGCACCAGCGCCGAGGCCCAGTTGCAGGTCACCAAGCGCGAGATCGAATCCCTTGGCGGTCGTCTCAAGCTGGAAGGCAAGGATTACTACAGCGCCCGTAAATCTCTGGTGGCTCACAAGGCGAGCTGGTCGCGGGTGGTGCGGCTGGCGCGGGAGACCGACGTCGAGAAGCGCCTCAACAAGCGCGAGCTGGCGTACCTTGACAGCGACGAGCTGCGCTCCATGTCGGACAAGGCCCTCGGCGCCCTGCGGGTGGCGGTGGCGCACGACGAGGCCTTGCGCGATGCGCTGCGTCTCTCCGAGGGCAACCGCAGCACCGAGCAGAAGGTCGCTTTCTACGTGCAGGTCTACCGTTACCTCAAAGATCGCATCCGTAACGACATCATCCGCTCCGATGATCCGGTCGAAGCGATCGAGGAGATGGAGATCGAGCTGGCCCGTCTGGCAGACGAACTCAAGCAGCGGGAAACCCATCTGTCGCTCTCCTCCCATGAGGTGGCGGCCAAGATCACCAACATCATCCGCCGCGAGCAGAACCGCATCAGGGTGCTCAACCAGGGCTTGCAGAACATCGCCTTCGGTCTGGTGCGCGGGGTGCGCCTCAACGTCAATATCCGCGAGGCCCATACCCGTCTGCTGACGGCGCTGGCCGATCAAACTGCCATGCACAACGATCTGTTCGCCGACAAGGAGCTCAGCTTCTCCGAGGCGATGGCCAAGCTGTTCCAGCGCCTGAACCCGCAGATCGAGCAGGGAGATCGCAGCTATCAGGTGATGGGCGACGTGCTGCTCGACTATCGCAACTATCTGGAGCTGGAGATCGAGGTGCAGCGCGGGGCCGATGGCTGGCTGCGTGCCGAGAGCGGTGCGCTCTCCACCGGCGAGGCAATCGGTACCGGTCAGGCCATCTTGCTGATGGTGCTGATCAGCTGGGAGGAGGAGTCCCGTCGTCTGCGCGGCAAGGATATCGCCCCCTGCCGCTTGCTGTTCCTCGATGAAGCGGCCCGTCTGGATGGCAAATCCATCGCCACCCTGTTCGAGCTGTGCGAGCGGCAGGATATGCAGCTGCTTATCGCCGCGCCCGAGAACATCAGCCCCGAGAAGGGCACCACCTACAAGCTCATCCGCAAGGTGCAGGGCAAGCACGAGCATGTGCATGTGGTGGGTCTGCGCGGCTTTGGATTTAGCGATGACAAGCTGATTGCCTGA
- the tpiA gene encoding triose-phosphate isomerase — protein MRQHLVMGNWKLNGTKASVEALIKGLTPAAAAHPSVQVAVCPPVIFLGLVEQLTTGSKIAYGAQNADVHESGAFTGENAPSMLKAFGCTYSLVGHSERRTLHAETDDVVAAKYEAIQKGGLIPVLCIGETLEQFEAGVTKNVVETQLKAVIDRCGIASFNNAVVAYEPVWAIGTGKTATPEIAQSVHAHIRQYLAGFDGAVAAKVQILYGGSVTGATAADLFGQPDIDGGLVGGASLKVDDFSQIIAGAAK, from the coding sequence ATGAGACAGCACCTGGTAATGGGTAACTGGAAACTGAACGGCACCAAAGCTTCTGTTGAAGCTCTGATCAAAGGACTGACCCCGGCTGCTGCCGCTCATCCTTCTGTGCAAGTCGCCGTCTGCCCGCCGGTTATCTTTTTGGGTCTGGTTGAGCAACTGACCACTGGCAGCAAGATTGCCTACGGTGCCCAGAATGCTGACGTTCACGAGTCTGGCGCCTTCACCGGCGAAAACGCCCCCTCCATGCTGAAAGCCTTCGGTTGCACCTACTCCCTGGTCGGCCACAGCGAGCGTCGCACCCTGCACGCAGAGACTGACGACGTGGTTGCAGCCAAGTACGAAGCGATCCAGAAAGGCGGCCTGATCCCGGTTCTGTGCATCGGTGAAACTCTGGAGCAGTTCGAAGCCGGCGTGACCAAGAACGTGGTTGAGACCCAGCTGAAAGCCGTTATCGACCGTTGCGGCATCGCCTCCTTCAACAACGCTGTTGTTGCTTATGAGCCGGTATGGGCCATCGGTACTGGCAAGACTGCCACTCCGGAGATCGCTCAGTCCGTTCACGCTCACATCCGTCAGTACCTGGCCGGTTTCGATGGCGCCGTTGCTGCTAAAGTACAGATCCTGTACGGCGGTTCCGTCACTGGTGCCACTGCAGCCGATTTGTTCGGTCAGCCGGACATCGACGGTGGCTTGGTCGGTGGTGCTTCCCTGAAAGTGGACGACTTCTCCCAGATCATCGCTGGCGCGGCCAAGTAA
- a CDS encoding LysR family transcriptional regulator: MISELRSITTFVRTVELGSLSKAAEAQQISPQAASKALRQLETYLGVRLFHRTTRSMSLTEEGMRFLEAAQPALLGLQQALSTARQTREAFAGPLRIVGPRSVTQMIIGPVLDEYCRLYPEVQPDVQLDDRIGNWVEERVDVGFRIGLSPQDGLIARRLFPLQLIICASPTYLRKHGVPHTLHDLGVHRCSVFRHAGTGHLIPWHVKVGESMQDQPVRPAISTNDETVELGAVLAGEVIGQIAGPTAATHIRAGRLVPLLLDHMTDIYSLFLYYGSRAAQPARVRRFIDLAVERLTDNPAFVLGAEELRLAHINGKSSLGLSSYVPVLSR; this comes from the coding sequence ATGATCAGCGAATTGAGATCCATCACCACCTTCGTGCGCACGGTGGAACTGGGCAGCCTTAGCAAGGCCGCCGAGGCCCAGCAGATCTCCCCTCAGGCTGCCAGCAAGGCACTGAGGCAACTGGAGACATATCTCGGGGTGCGTCTGTTTCATCGCACCACCCGCAGCATGTCGTTGACCGAAGAGGGCATGCGTTTTCTGGAGGCCGCCCAACCCGCCCTGCTCGGGCTGCAACAGGCGCTGTCGACCGCGAGGCAGACCCGGGAGGCATTCGCAGGCCCTCTGCGGATCGTGGGGCCGCGCTCGGTCACGCAGATGATCATCGGCCCAGTGCTGGACGAGTACTGCCGACTCTACCCAGAGGTTCAGCCCGATGTGCAACTCGATGACCGCATCGGCAACTGGGTAGAGGAGCGCGTCGATGTAGGCTTTAGGATCGGTCTGTCGCCACAGGATGGACTGATCGCACGCCGCCTGTTTCCCTTGCAGCTCATCATCTGCGCCTCCCCCACTTATCTGCGCAAACATGGGGTGCCGCACACGCTACACGATCTCGGCGTGCACCGCTGCAGCGTGTTTCGTCATGCCGGCACCGGCCACCTTATTCCTTGGCATGTCAAGGTTGGGGAAAGCATGCAGGATCAACCCGTTCGTCCGGCGATCTCCACCAATGACGAGACGGTGGAGCTGGGCGCCGTGCTGGCGGGGGAAGTGATAGGCCAGATCGCCGGGCCGACGGCAGCTACGCACATTCGGGCCGGTCGCTTGGTGCCCCTGCTGCTCGACCACATGACCGACATATACAGCCTGTTTCTCTACTACGGCAGCCGCGCGGCCCAACCGGCTCGGGTACGCCGCTTCATCGATCTGGCCGTCGAGCGCCTCACCGACAACCCGGCGTTTGTGCTCGGTGCCGAGGAGCTGCGCCTTGCTCATATCAACGGAAAATCTTCGCTAGGGCTGTCGTCCTACGTCCCCGTGCTGAGTAGGTAG
- a CDS encoding septal ring lytic transglycosylase RlpA family protein produces MQYIKKGLLLSLCLLLAACSSRYDESHGGSWRGYSETGYASYYADRYHGKKTASGEPYRNNLNSAAHMELPFGSMVRVTNLANGKSVVVKVNDRVAFKRGRIIDLSKSAFSAIGNIRDGIIKVKVEVL; encoded by the coding sequence GTGCAATATATCAAGAAAGGGCTGCTGTTATCTCTTTGCCTGCTGCTGGCGGCCTGTAGCAGCCGTTATGACGAGAGTCACGGCGGCAGCTGGCGCGGCTATAGCGAGACCGGTTATGCCAGCTATTATGCCGACCGTTATCACGGCAAAAAGACCGCCAGCGGCGAGCCCTATCGCAACAACCTCAATAGCGCCGCCCATATGGAGTTGCCCTTTGGCTCTATGGTACGGGTCACCAACCTCGCCAATGGCAAGAGCGTAGTGGTCAAGGTTAATGACCGCGTTGCCTTTAAACGCGGGCGTATTATCGATCTCTCCAAATCGGCCTTTAGCGCCATCGGCAATATTCGCGACGGGATTATCAAGGTAAAGGTTGAGGTTCTTTAA
- the elyC gene encoding envelope biogenesis factor ElyC — translation MFVLKKWLGQLLMPLPLSLSLLLVALLLLWFTRFQKTGKLLATLSLLIVALMGMRPVSYELARGLEQTYPPFKVSQHPNIDAIVVLGNGHVSDPAVPERSWQNNIALARTLEGVRLAQAYPEAELIFSGYVSGDPLSNAEVNARMAISLGIPRARMTLFENNKDTHDEAVSISRHLKGKEVALVSSATHLPRAMALYQGQGLNAVPAPTDYTAKQSQVPQPLYSYLPKGRYLMYSEAAIHEWIGVWWARLRGQVNE, via the coding sequence GTGTTTGTGCTCAAAAAGTGGCTGGGTCAGCTGCTGATGCCGCTCCCCCTCTCCCTCTCCCTGCTGCTGGTCGCCTTGCTGCTGCTCTGGTTTACCCGTTTTCAGAAAACCGGAAAGCTGCTGGCCACCCTCTCGCTGCTGATTGTGGCGCTGATGGGGATGCGGCCGGTGAGCTATGAACTGGCCCGCGGGCTGGAGCAGACCTACCCGCCGTTCAAAGTGAGTCAGCACCCCAACATCGACGCCATCGTGGTGCTCGGCAACGGCCATGTCAGCGATCCGGCAGTGCCCGAGCGTTCCTGGCAGAACAATATCGCCCTGGCCCGCACTCTCGAAGGGGTGCGTCTCGCCCAGGCCTATCCCGAAGCCGAGCTGATCTTTTCGGGTTATGTGTCGGGTGATCCCCTCTCCAACGCCGAGGTCAACGCCAGGATGGCGATAAGTCTCGGCATTCCCCGCGCGCGGATGACGTTGTTTGAAAACAACAAAGACACTCATGACGAAGCGGTCAGTATCAGTCGCCATCTCAAGGGAAAAGAGGTGGCATTGGTCAGTTCTGCCACCCATTTGCCCCGGGCCATGGCCCTCTATCAGGGTCAGGGACTCAACGCCGTGCCGGCCCCCACCGACTACACTGCCAAGCAGAGCCAGGTACCTCAGCCGCTCTACAGTTATTTACCCAAAGGGCGTTATTTGATGTATTCCGAAGCTGCCATCCACGAATGGATTGGCGTATGGTGGGCTCGCTTGCGGGGGCAGGTTAACGAATGA
- the mukF gene encoding chromosome partition protein MukF, whose protein sequence is MMSTSRTLPERSLPEIVGWVRQEGLALSLPTDRLAFLIAIKTLSEDESDLSEAALHDAFGYVSNAFGQMDETLTGRANNAINDLIRQQLLSRFNTDMVAGESLYRLSRLGIGIVDFFLDQRQVDSIKLSILLEHLAAELDTARKAALETNTREQWDAEVLPRLTFSLEETLGRIDLTQRAMDEQQNQVKSEIAALLTQNWVDAIHSCEKLLHETGQTLRELQDTLDAAGHRLQAGLLNIQEAAQGRDDLFHVEELTHALQGRLDVITSWGQQCIELWSRYDRHVHKFIRNAIDMDKNRAFSQRLRDSIRNFEQHNWLLRIAEEPRLLELRDETIAIHDEEVTGEVPLEMEYMEMVDINQELAERIERYLARYPEQGQQLDLADVLREYLLDYPAHAHFDVARLLIDQAVRLGHASGERELHRQPAWKPINQAGSKVQAYVIDQY, encoded by the coding sequence ATGATGAGTACATCCCGTACCCTGCCCGAGCGTTCTTTGCCGGAGATAGTAGGGTGGGTCAGGCAGGAGGGGTTGGCGCTAAGCCTGCCGACCGACCGGCTGGCCTTTCTGATTGCAATCAAGACCCTGTCCGAAGATGAGTCGGACTTGTCAGAAGCGGCGCTGCACGATGCCTTTGGCTACGTTAGCAATGCTTTTGGCCAGATGGACGAGACCCTCACCGGTCGCGCCAACAACGCCATCAACGACCTTATTCGCCAGCAGTTGCTGTCGCGCTTCAACACCGACATGGTGGCGGGGGAGAGTCTCTATCGCCTGTCGCGTCTTGGGATCGGCATCGTCGACTTCTTTCTCGATCAGCGTCAGGTCGACTCCATCAAGCTCTCCATCTTGCTTGAGCATTTGGCGGCCGAACTCGACACCGCCCGCAAGGCGGCGCTCGAGACCAACACCCGCGAGCAGTGGGACGCCGAGGTGCTGCCACGGCTCACCTTCTCGCTGGAAGAGACCCTGGGGCGCATCGATCTCACCCAGCGCGCCATGGATGAGCAGCAGAATCAGGTCAAGAGCGAGATCGCGGCCCTGCTGACCCAGAACTGGGTCGATGCCATCCACAGCTGCGAAAAACTGCTGCACGAAACCGGCCAGACCCTGCGCGAGCTGCAGGATACCCTGGACGCCGCCGGCCACCGCTTGCAGGCGGGGCTACTCAACATTCAGGAAGCAGCGCAAGGGCGCGACGATCTGTTCCACGTTGAGGAGCTGACTCACGCCTTGCAAGGTCGTCTTGACGTTATCACCAGCTGGGGCCAGCAGTGCATCGAGCTCTGGTCCCGCTACGACAGACACGTCCACAAGTTCATTCGCAACGCCATCGACATGGACAAGAACCGCGCCTTCAGCCAGCGGCTGCGCGATTCCATCCGCAACTTCGAACAGCACAACTGGCTGCTGCGCATTGCCGAGGAGCCTCGTCTGCTGGAGCTGCGCGACGAGACCATCGCCATCCACGATGAGGAGGTAACCGGCGAGGTGCCACTCGAGATGGAGTACATGGAGATGGTGGACATCAACCAGGAGCTGGCGGAGCGCATCGAGCGCTATCTGGCCCGCTATCCCGAGCAGGGCCAGCAGCTGGACTTGGCCGATGTGCTGCGGGAATACCTGCTGGATTACCCGGCTCACGCCCATTTCGATGTGGCGCGTCTTCTGATCGACCAGGCCGTGCGCCTGGGCCATGCCAGCGGCGAGCGCGAGCTGCACCGCCAACCCGCATGGAAACCCATTAACCAAGCTGGATCCAAGGTTCAGGCCTATGTCATTGATCAATACTGA
- the cmoM gene encoding tRNA uridine 5-oxyacetic acid(34) methyltransferase CmoM codes for MKHDQSFDGRADKFARNIYDSTKGRIRTTVVWSDIEACLARLGNRPLRILDAGGGFGYFAQKLAAMGHQVELCDLSAEMLDLARSQIAKKGLEDSIRLIHCPIQELKQHVTGTFDLVLCHAVLEWLAEPRQTLLGLFPFVNAGGILSLLFYNRHGLLFQSLVVGNFDYVRLGLRKKRQTALTPTNPQLPEQVYDWIGRGGLKIIGKTGVRVIHDYMRHKQDQVEKFDDLLAMEQQYCRQEPFVALGRYIHVMAQKPAS; via the coding sequence TTGAAGCACGATCAGAGTTTTGATGGGCGCGCCGACAAGTTCGCCCGCAACATTTACGACTCCACCAAGGGGCGCATTCGCACCACCGTGGTCTGGAGCGACATCGAAGCCTGCCTGGCTCGCCTTGGCAATCGGCCGTTGCGCATCCTCGATGCGGGGGGCGGTTTTGGCTATTTCGCCCAGAAGCTGGCGGCCATGGGCCATCAGGTGGAGTTGTGTGATCTCTCCGCCGAGATGTTGGATCTGGCCCGCAGCCAGATCGCCAAGAAGGGGCTGGAAGACAGTATTCGTCTTATCCATTGTCCCATTCAGGAGCTGAAGCAGCATGTGACCGGCACCTTTGATCTGGTGCTCTGCCACGCGGTACTGGAGTGGCTCGCCGAGCCGCGCCAGACCTTGCTGGGTCTGTTCCCTTTCGTCAATGCCGGGGGCATACTGTCGCTGCTTTTCTACAACCGTCATGGCCTGCTGTTCCAGAGTCTGGTGGTGGGCAATTTCGACTATGTGCGACTGGGCCTGCGCAAGAAGCGCCAGACCGCGCTCACGCCCACCAATCCGCAGTTGCCGGAGCAGGTTTATGACTGGATTGGGCGAGGCGGACTCAAGATCATCGGCAAGACCGGGGTGCGGGTGATCCACGACTATATGCGTCACAAGCAGGATCAGGTCGAAAAGTTCGACGATCTGCTGGCCATGGAGCAGCAATATTGCCGTCAGGAGCCTTTTGTCGCCCTTGGCCGCTATATCCATGTGATGGCGCAGAAACCCGCCAGCTGA
- a CDS encoding GNAT family N-acetyltransferase, translating into MEVRKACVSDAHNVLVLMNRLDSETTFMLYEPGERTTTEVEQAQILASFVDANNKVMLVLAEYDEIAGFIVGIGQPANRNKHVLYCVIGIQQSTTGQGFGKKLFSALEEWATVHAFTRMELSVMCHNARACALYHACGFEIEGIKRNSMKVDGEYVDEYIMAKII; encoded by the coding sequence ATGGAAGTGAGAAAAGCATGTGTATCTGATGCACATAATGTCTTGGTGTTAATGAACAGACTCGACAGTGAAACAACCTTTATGCTCTATGAGCCGGGAGAGCGCACTACGACAGAGGTTGAGCAAGCTCAAATATTGGCTTCGTTTGTCGATGCAAATAACAAAGTCATGCTGGTACTGGCAGAGTACGATGAGATTGCAGGCTTTATTGTCGGCATTGGTCAACCAGCAAATCGCAACAAACATGTCTTGTATTGTGTTATCGGTATTCAACAATCCACAACCGGACAGGGATTTGGTAAAAAGTTGTTTTCTGCGCTGGAAGAGTGGGCCACAGTCCATGCTTTTACCCGCATGGAGTTGAGTGTCATGTGTCACAATGCTCGCGCTTGCGCTCTTTATCATGCTTGCGGCTTTGAGATAGAGGGAATAAAGCGAAATTCAATGAAGGTCGATGGTGAGTATGTTGATGAATACATAATGGCCAAAATTATTTAA
- the mukE gene encoding chromosome partition protein MukE, whose product MSLINTEFPLPLRLAEAIANPLFPRIDTALRSGRHISADDFEQHSALVEYHNELDIFYGRYQVELIKAPEGFFYLRPRPSADIGTTVLSELDMLVGKVLCYLYLSPDLLASEGVFAMGELQEEVLSLADEKQLLRMVNSRSGGTDLDKKKLLEKIRTSMRRLRRLGMITALGNSDKFRVNESVFRFAADVRSDEDPRAVQLRMIQEGEAIFHDDEMPSSDSLFDDIEADLDEEQLDLEV is encoded by the coding sequence ATGTCATTGATCAATACTGAGTTTCCCTTGCCGCTGCGGCTCGCAGAGGCGATTGCCAACCCCTTGTTTCCGCGCATCGACACCGCCTTGCGCTCTGGCCGTCACATCAGTGCCGACGATTTCGAACAGCACTCGGCGCTGGTGGAGTACCACAACGAGCTGGATATCTTCTATGGCCGTTATCAGGTGGAGCTGATCAAGGCGCCTGAAGGCTTTTTCTACCTGCGTCCTCGTCCCAGTGCCGACATCGGCACCACTGTGCTCTCCGAGCTCGATATGCTGGTGGGCAAGGTGCTCTGCTACCTCTACCTGAGCCCGGATCTCCTCGCCTCGGAAGGGGTGTTCGCCATGGGCGAGCTGCAAGAAGAGGTACTGAGCCTGGCTGACGAGAAGCAACTGCTGCGGATGGTCAACAGCCGCTCCGGCGGTACCGATCTCGACAAGAAGAAGCTCTTGGAGAAGATCCGCACCTCCATGCGTCGCCTGCGTCGCCTCGGCATGATCACCGCCCTTGGCAACAGCGACAAATTCCGGGTCAACGAATCGGTGTTCCGTTTCGCCGCCGACGTGCGCTCCGATGAAGATCCGCGCGCCGTCCAGCTGCGGATGATCCAGGAAGGTGAAGCTATCTTCCACGACGACGAGATGCCGAGCAGCGATTCGCTGTTTGACGATATCGAGGCGGACCTCGATGAAGAACAACTGGATCTGGAGGTATAA